The genomic window ATGTGGTAACTGACCTGAAAAATAGTTATTATTCATTTCGAGGGCAGTAATTTCGGGTAAATTGAAATTCGGAATACTCCCCGATAATTGATTTCCTGAAACATTGATGAAGGTCAATTTTTTTAAACCAGCTAATGCCGGCATGTTTCCAGTTAAACAGTTATCGGCCAAATCCAATATTTCCAAACTATCCAGATTCTTAAAATCGGGAATTTCCCCTGAAAAATAATTCCCGCCTGCATATAATTTTCTCAAATTTGGCAAACCTTCCAAATTAATCAATCCACCGGTTAGCTCGTTACCACCCAGAAACAGCACCTCAAGTTCAGGCAAACTAAAATGGGGCAATTCTCCTGAAAATTGATTTATATTCAAGTTTAAATATTTCAACTTACTCAGTTTGGAGAACGGAGGAATTGAGCTAGCTATATTATTCCTTCCCAGCAACAAATGCTCAAGTTTTGGCATATTAAAATCCGGTATTGGACCTTCAATATGATTGTCCAATAAAGAGAGAAATTCGAGTTCTTTTAAATTTTGATAATCCGGTATCTTACCCACCAGACTGCACAATTCTAATTCCAAATACTTGAGTTTGGGACATTCCAATTGAGGCACCGGTCCTTCATGTTCGTTATGAGTTACTTCAAAATACTTCAATTCCGGAAAACTCAAATCCGGCAATGGACCTCCAAGGTTTTGCACAATTAACTCCAAGGAATCTACGCAGCCATCAATATTGAGATGGACACCCTGCCACTGATTGATTGGTTTGTACAGAGGCCAGGGAGAGCTCCAATTGTATCCTACAGTGCTATTGTAAATTTTTACCAGCTCAAGTGAATCAGTTTTTCGATCACATTGACCGAATGCATTACTCGAGCTCATTAAAAATATGAGCCCTACAACATTCAACACCGAAATGGAAATTCTATGCATAATAGTTATTCTTTATCAATTTAAGGACATCCATTCTTGAACCAGGTCATGAGGTAATCAATAAAGGATATTGCTTCATCAAATATAATCCATATCTGATTAAATTTCAAGTATTCAAAATGGAATGCCGTCATCCCTCGATAGAGAAAATGCTGAGAAATGTGTCCTGAAGCGCTACATTCACCTCATGTATTTTATAACCGAAGCAAAAGCTAGCCATCGGTAGTCCTGGCGGGTCTCGATTGTAACCAATACATCAATTCATCAATGAAAGGCTCCACTCTTTTCGTCATCGCATCCGGGTCATTTGCCTTTCCATTTTCATCAAAGACATCCTGAATCTTCGGAATCGGAAAAATAGCAGGGATTGTATGTGCGCCGATTTTCCATAATACGAATTGCAAATCACCAAGTACCTGAGCTCCACCGAAACTACCTGACGAACAGGTAATAATGCCGACAGGTTTCCTTTTCCATTCTCCGTATAAGAGATCAATGCAATTTTTCAAAGATGCAGGCATACTGCCATTGTATTCCGGAGTAACAATCAGGACAGCATCAGAATTTTTAATTTTGGCGGCGAAATCCAATATATTTTGATCCGGATTTTTTAGAAATCTCAGCCTCTCTTCAAAGATCGGAAAATTGTAGATCTTCAGGTCTAAAATTTCGGATTCAAACTCCGGATGAGCTTCAAGTCGATTTTGAAAATACATTGCGGCTCTATGACTCATTCTATCAATCCGCACGCTGGAAGAAATTATGCAAATATTGTACATACCAAATAAAATTAAGGCAAAATCATTTAACGTTCGATATACTCTTCATTGATCATTCTCTTCAATTGTACCGGATCTTCTTTCTTGCCCTTAGACATTCGAATCACAAGTATTTCAACAAAAATTGAGAATCCCATTGCAAAATAAATATTACTCTTGGCTATCGGTCTTTCAATTCCTTCTGCCATCAACGATATTCCGATCAAAATTAAAAATGACAGTGCAAGCATTTTTATACTCGGATGTTTATTTACGAAATCACCGACAGGTTGAGCGGCAAAAACCATAAATACCATTGAAACTACCACAGCCGCAATCATCACATTCACATCTTCCGCCATTCCTATCGCAGTAATCACGGAATCCAATCCAAATACTATATCTAATAAACCAATCTGAATGATAGTTTTAATAAATGTCAGTCCTTTTACATCTTTTACTTCGCTATCACCTTCCAAACTGCCATGAATCTCGACAATACTTTTATACAATAAAAAGAATCCTCCTATAATAAGTATCAAGTCACGGCCGGAAATTTCCAACCTGTGGTGCCAGTCGGCATCATGGATATTAAACCAATCTGCCACATTAAATAATGGTTGGGTAAGTGTCATCACCCAGGTGATGGATAGTAACAAAAGTATCCTTGTAATTAACGCAAAAGCCAAACCGAAAATGCGACCTTTTCTCTGTTGCTCTTTGGGCAACTTACCGGTGAGAATCGAAATAAAAACAATATTGTCGATTCCCAAGACAATCTCCATGACTACCAGAGTCAGGAAAGCCATCCACATTTCCGGTTGTTGCATCCACTCCATAAAAGTTGATTTAAGCAGTTGTTTTGAGTAAAATTAAACAGTTGTCTGTTGCTTTTGTTTCAACGCCTGATTCGCAAACTTAGAATTAATCCATATTTTGACATACGATTATATTTTAGTTCCCAATCAAAGTAAACAGAAAATACTTAACATTTTTTTTATAGTATGATATCTTATTATCCGTTTTTAGAAAATAAATTATGATCCTGATGAATTCTAAAACATCACAACACATCTTATCCACATCCACGAACTTGCTTGGATTTTGTCTATTTGTAATTACTTCCTTGCACTTCTCCAATAAGGCCGACGACAACCTGATTGACGAGTTTACCTCATTGGTAGCATTATTACTTGCTGTCTCATCGATTTTTTCTTTTTTTTCATTGAGGACTGAAAACAGCAGATATTCGATCAGGCTTGAAACGATAGCCGACTACATTTTTGTCGTCTCTCTTGTAGGCGTTTTGTCCATCATTCTTTTCATGCTTTACCTGTTTTGGTAAAAATATAAAAAATTCAATTTTATTTATTGAAAGCTTACCAAACTCAATTTAATAGAAGATAATCGGATCATGTTCTCATGATACTTTCGATTTTGCGACCCTTTGCCAGTTCATCGACGATCTTGTCCAAATATCTCACATTTCTGGTAAGTTCATTTTCAATATCTTCTACTCTGTACCCACAGATGAGTCCTGTAATGAGTTTTGCATTGGGATGCAATTTTGCATTTTCAAAGAACGTTTCAAAGGTGACCTTTTCTTTGACGAGTTCTGCAATCTGAGATTCAGAATAAGAGGTGAGCCATGAGATGATCTTATCTAGTTCAACCTTGCTTCTCCCCTTTTTCTCCACTTTTATGATATAGTATGGATAAACAGAAGCAAAGGTCATATGAGCTATTCTCTCGTTTTGCTTTTCAGATTCTTTCATTTGATAATAATTTATCCAGTTGACCTTTTTTCTTTACCAGGTTTTTGTAATCCCACTGGATAATTCGGGATTTGTCCAGCCATCTTTGCATCTCTTCCGGTTTTAATTCAGATACAGATTGATAAAACACAGAAGCATCTTTAAATTTTTTTCCGACTACATTCAAACCGCTTTCATCAAATCCAGCCCCGCTCCAGAACATCAGCCTGACTCCACTCTTTTGTTTGCTATATCCTACAATGGGGTTTCCATTCAAAAACCAAACAGGATGTCCATGCCATACTTTCGAAACTGCATCAGGAAGTTTCGCATCAATGATACTATATAGCTGATCACAAACTATCTTATCTTCAGCAGGAAGACTATTGTGGTAATGGAATATATCCTGATTCATCCTTTGTAAAATGAAAATGTATTGACCAGCCAAATTTAGTACGAATACCCAAAACTTTACAATAAATTACAGATGCATATCACAAATGCAATTTAAAATTGACTAAATTAGCCTGCAACTCAATAATGACTCTATATCACCAAAGACAAGTCCATACCGGTATAAGTACACAATGCATTTAAAGTTGATTTCAGGGCTAAAAACTCTTTATTATATGTTCATTCTAACTCCACCCTAAAGGGTAGAGTTATCCAATTATTTATATTATTCGTAGAATGAAATTCTATCGTCTCGCTCTATCTATTGTCGTTTTTAGGCTTATGTAAAATTCAATACGGATTACCACAGTATATAAATAAAAAAAAACAGCACTTAGCTCATTTCAAATCTAGTTAGTTATATATGTTTGGCTACATCTTTCTACCAATCATTAAATCGTTGAATTAACCATAAATTTGACGGACAAAAATTACTGATTTGACCAATCTATTTGAGTTTATAACAATCCATTTTTTTTAAAGAAAGATCTATTTTTTATATTTATTGTGCTTCCATTTGTTTGTGCCATTTTCGCTATCTTTCATAAGCTCTTCCAAGCGTTTCTGTCTAGTCGATTCCTGTTTTGCGCTCATGACCCAATGCATTGAAGGATTGCGGTAAGTTTTGGGTAGTGCTTCAAAATATTTCCAGGCAATTTTATTCTTCTTAAATTTTTTTTCAAATTCCTCGGACAGTTTGATCTCCTCCTGTTCAAAAGAATAACTGCCTGATTTGATCTCATTTCTCGAATTAAAAACGTCAAGTCCGGCGGGATGCATCAAACCACTTTTGATCAAATGTTCCACTTTTTTAATATTGACCAGACTCCAGATACTCGTTTTTTTTCTAGGAGTGAAACGAATTTTATAACTTTCTGAATCGATAGAATAACGGACACCATCTATCCAACCAAAACACAAAGCCTGATCTACAGACTGAGACCAGGTCATGCTTGGTTTTCCTGAATTTACTTTGTAATACCCTACCTCCAACTCAGTTTCTTTGTCATGATTATTTTCTAACCACTGTCTGAAACTCATTTCTGAATCAAAAAAAATAAGCTCTGCCATTTTTGAACTGCCAAATAATAAAAACCTAACTTATTCAGATGGAAATCAAACAAGGCCAAACTGCAATTTCAAATTTTATATCCTCTATCTTGAAGGCAGGGGTGCTAAATCTACCTGACGAAATTTGAAAAAAACACACGCTCAAAACAGATATAAGCAAATGATCAGAATCCTTAAAAACACGAATTGCCATCTGTGTCCAATATCAAAGAATTGGAGAATACACATTTTCTTCAAAAGAAAAAAATCAAAGTATTTCCAATTCTCCAATAATTTAGACCTACATAAATTTTTGACTAGATGAACAGCATATGCGTCCCTAGTCCGGATCCTTTTTTATAAAAATCCCCTACAGTTATTACTTCCGAAACTGCGGGGTGGAGGTCTTCTTTTTTATAATGAAACATATCCATTGCCAACTTACAAGCCCACATTTTCACACCGGACGCATCCAATATATCAATAAACTCCTCAACACCGGGCAAATCCAATTTTTCCATTTCCTTTTTCATCATATTTGTTGCCAATGACTCCATACCCGGAAGGCCTCCGATCAAAGTGGGAATATGCATCGCTGGATTTCCAACCGTAGCAACATGCAGATGTTCCAATTTCTCCTTGTGTATTGCCTCAAGACCAAAAAATGTAAAAAATATCTCAGCTTCTATCCCCTCCATTCTAGCACCATTCGCCAACACAAATGCTGCATAAACATTTTCCAGAGTGGCTTTGGAAAGGATGATCATCATTTTGCTTACTTCTCCATGAAATTCTTTCATCGTTAGATTATTTAATTATAGGTTTAAATACAACTTGCCGGTTTAGGTATCCCTGCTATTTTTGAGGCAGTTTTTAGAGGCGCATTAGGAAACAATGCATAAAACTCTTTTATATCCACTACACCACTCTTTCCAATTTTCCTTATACTCAGCGGAACATCATTTTTGTATTCTGTCTGCAAATATTTGATGACTTCCCAATGTTTTGGGGACAATTGAATTTCATTTTCTATAGCTAGTGCTTGCCCAATATTTTCGTTCCATTGGTTGAAGTTGATCATAAATCCTTCTTCGTTGACTTCTATACCAATTCCATTGACAATTTTTTCCATAAGGTTTATTTATTTAGTTTTTTTAATCAAATTTTTTTCCGCTTTCTTGCATAGTTGCAGTTGTAAATGGAATATGTGTTCCTTTCAACAACATGTTCCAATAGATCCATCTAAAAGCTAGCTTGGCCATATGATTCATCCTACTTTCCTGGAGCAATCTCAATGGTCCCACTCCCGGAAATGGGTAAGTTCCTTCAACCGGTTCATGCGTATAATTAAAATCGATCAACAATGCTTTACCACCACCTGTTTCGACAAAACAATTCGCGTGTCCATCGAATTCTTCTTTCAAAGGTTCAGATTTGATATATCTGATAATATTCTCTGTCAGAATCTCAGCTTCAAAATGCGCTACTGAACCAGCTTTTGATGCAGGTATATTAGTAGCATCTCCGATCACAAAAATATTTTCGTTAGCTTTGCTTTGTAATGTTGCCTTATTTGTAGGAATAAAATTCAACTCATCGCCCAATCCGGATCTTTCAATCAAATCATCCCCTTTGTTAGTTGGCACAGTCACCAATAAATCAAAAGGTACTTCCTTATTCCCATAATCTATAATTTTCTTGTTTTCATTATCGACTTCCATAATGGCGAAGTCGCTGACGATGCTGATATTTTTATCATGCAAAAGATGATCCAATGTTTCAGTAGCTTTTGGTTTAGTAAATGCACCACTCAGCGGTGTAACATAAGTAATCTCAACCTTATCTCGCATTTTCTTATTTTTGAAATAACTGTCTGCTAAAAATGAAAACTCAAGAGGGGCTACAGGACACTTTATTGGCATTTCTGTTATATGAACTACTAATTTTCCTCCTTCCCAGTTGCGCAGTTTATTTCTTAGAGCCAGAGAACCTTCAAAGGTATAAAAATCGAATACCGATTTCTGCCATTCGCTACCTTGCATTCCTGCAACTTCTTCAGGAGCAATCCTTGCACCAGTTGCAATAATCAATAT from Saprospiraceae bacterium includes these protein-coding regions:
- a CDS encoding NAD(P)H-dependent oxidoreductase gives rise to the protein MYNICIISSSVRIDRMSHRAAMYFQNRLEAHPEFESEILDLKIYNFPIFEERLRFLKNPDQNILDFAAKIKNSDAVLIVTPEYNGSMPASLKNCIDLLYGEWKRKPVGIITCSSGSFGGAQVLGDLQFVLWKIGAHTIPAIFPIPKIQDVFDENGKANDPDAMTKRVEPFIDELMYWLQSRPARTTDG
- a CDS encoding TerC family protein, whose amino-acid sequence is MEWMQQPEMWMAFLTLVVMEIVLGIDNIVFISILTGKLPKEQQRKGRIFGLAFALITRILLLLSITWVMTLTQPLFNVADWFNIHDADWHHRLEISGRDLILIIGGFFLLYKSIVEIHGSLEGDSEVKDVKGLTFIKTIIQIGLLDIVFGLDSVITAIGMAEDVNVMIAAVVVSMVFMVFAAQPVGDFVNKHPSIKMLALSFLILIGISLMAEGIERPIAKSNIYFAMGFSIFVEILVIRMSKGKKEDPVQLKRMINEEYIER
- a CDS encoding DUF2200 domain-containing protein, whose amino-acid sequence is MKESEKQNERIAHMTFASVYPYYIIKVEKKGRSKVELDKIISWLTSYSESQIAELVKEKVTFETFFENAKLHPNAKLITGLICGYRVEDIENELTRNVRYLDKIVDELAKGRKIESIMRT
- a CDS encoding DUF1801 domain-containing protein encodes the protein MNQDIFHYHNSLPAEDKIVCDQLYSIIDAKLPDAVSKVWHGHPVWFLNGNPIVGYSKQKSGVRLMFWSGAGFDESGLNVVGKKFKDASVFYQSVSELKPEEMQRWLDKSRIIQWDYKNLVKKKGQLDKLLSNERI
- a CDS encoding YdeI/OmpD-associated family protein; translated protein: MAELIFFDSEMSFRQWLENNHDKETELEVGYYKVNSGKPSMTWSQSVDQALCFGWIDGVRYSIDSESYKIRFTPRKKTSIWSLVNIKKVEHLIKSGLMHPAGLDVFNSRNEIKSGSYSFEQEEIKLSEEFEKKFKKNKIAWKYFEALPKTYRNPSMHWVMSAKQESTRQKRLEELMKDSENGTNKWKHNKYKK
- a CDS encoding DsrE/DsrF/DrsH-like family protein, with amino-acid sequence MKEFHGEVSKMMIILSKATLENVYAAFVLANGARMEGIEAEIFFTFFGLEAIHKEKLEHLHVATVGNPAMHIPTLIGGLPGMESLATNMMKKEMEKLDLPGVEEFIDILDASGVKMWACKLAMDMFHYKKEDLHPAVSEVITVGDFYKKGSGLGTHMLFI
- a CDS encoding TusE/DsrC/DsvC family sulfur relay protein, with protein sequence MEKIVNGIGIEVNEEGFMINFNQWNENIGQALAIENEIQLSPKHWEVIKYLQTEYKNDVPLSIRKIGKSGVVDIKEFYALFPNAPLKTASKIAGIPKPASCI
- a CDS encoding NAD(P)/FAD-dependent oxidoreductase, which translates into the protein MKRILILGAGTAGTMMANHLHKELDPKEWEIIIIDERKLHYYQPGFLFLPFDIYDEDDIYKNIDDFIPKEVKLYREKIEKIVPKENVVKLYNGDQFHYEILIIATGARIAPEEVAGMQGSEWQKSVFDFYTFEGSLALRNKLRNWEGGKLVVHITEMPIKCPVAPLEFSFLADSYFKNKKMRDKVEITYVTPLSGAFTKPKATETLDHLLHDKNISIVSDFAIMEVDNENKKIIDYGNKEVPFDLLVTVPTNKGDDLIERSGLGDELNFIPTNKATLQSKANENIFVIGDATNIPASKAGSVAHFEAEILTENIIRYIKSEPLKEEFDGHANCFVETGGGKALLIDFNYTHEPVEGTYPFPGVGPLRLLQESRMNHMAKLAFRWIYWNMLLKGTHIPFTTATMQESGKKFD